In a genomic window of Deinococcus metalli:
- a CDS encoding DUF1949 domain-containing protein: MNLGTGGLVRAYGGTAAACLSAAPRTLVRPRQTLTVSVPFEHVGALYHLLGTLDTVRGEETYGAHGVTLGAQLYPEDAGAFTRHLLDATRGAAVIEHGRGGA; the protein is encoded by the coding sequence GTGAACCTGGGCACCGGCGGGCTGGTGCGGGCCTACGGCGGTACGGCCGCCGCGTGCCTGAGCGCCGCGCCCCGCACGCTGGTGCGGCCCCGGCAGACCCTCACGGTCAGCGTGCCCTTCGAGCACGTGGGCGCCCTGTACCACCTGCTCGGCACCCTGGACACCGTGCGCGGCGAGGAAACGTACGGCGCGCACGGCGTGACGCTGGGCGCGCAGCTCTACCCGGAGGACGCCGGCGCCTTCACCCGCCACCTGCTGGACGCAACGCGCGGCGCGGCCGTTATCGAACACGGGCGCGGTGGGGCGTGA
- a CDS encoding YigZ family protein has product MSDLPPPFTTLDRPHHLGEVVGGSQFLAFAERADTPQDALSQLAAVKARYPDATHHAWAYRIGPATRFSDDGEPGGTAGAPILRAIHGQDLDHVIVVVVRY; this is encoded by the coding sequence GTGAGCGACCTGCCGCCCCCCTTCACCACGCTGGACCGCCCCCACCACCTGGGCGAGGTGGTGGGCGGGTCGCAGTTCCTAGCGTTCGCCGAGCGCGCCGACACGCCACAGGACGCCCTCTCGCAGCTCGCGGCCGTGAAGGCCCGGTACCCGGACGCCACACACCACGCGTGGGCGTACCGGATCGGCCCGGCCACCCGCTTCAGCGACGACGGCGAGCCGGGCGGCACGGCGGGCGCGCCGATATTGCGCGCCATCCACGGGCAGGACCTCGATCACGTGATAGTCGTGGTCGTGCGCTACTAA
- a CDS encoding NUDIX domain-containing protein, with translation MSDRPESEPPAAHANWSALVEDAAQPWDTLSTRVLFEGRRALTEDRVRLPSGVETTYQYRRRGPRAVFALPVTASGDAVLIRQYRYPLRATITEVVAGGIEPGESVLAAAQREVAEEVGGRGGEWVALPGFYPQPSISGVVFYPFVALGVTLGDMAHEDTETIERVVVPLPEAYRMLEAGEIHDGPSSLTLFHARRLLASRGLL, from the coding sequence ATGAGCGACCGACCCGAGTCCGAGCCGCCGGCGGCACACGCGAACTGGTCCGCGCTGGTCGAGGACGCCGCGCAGCCCTGGGACACGCTCTCCACGCGCGTGCTGTTCGAGGGACGCCGCGCCCTGACCGAAGACCGGGTGCGGCTGCCCAGCGGCGTGGAGACCACGTACCAGTACCGCCGGCGCGGGCCGCGCGCGGTGTTCGCGCTGCCGGTCACGGCCAGCGGCGACGCGGTGCTGATCCGCCAGTACCGCTACCCGCTGCGCGCCACCATCACCGAGGTCGTGGCGGGCGGCATCGAGCCCGGCGAGTCCGTCCTGGCCGCCGCGCAGCGCGAGGTGGCCGAGGAGGTCGGCGGGCGCGGCGGCGAGTGGGTGGCGCTGCCGGGCTTCTACCCGCAGCCGAGCATCAGCGGCGTGGTGTTCTACCCCTTCGTGGCGCTGGGCGTGACGCTGGGCGACATGGCGCACGAGGACACCGAGACCATCGAGCGCGTGGTCGTGCCGCTGCCCGAGGCGTACCGGATGCTGGAGGCCGGCGAGATCCACGACGGGCCGAGCAGCCTGACCCTCTTTCATGCGCGCCGGCTGCTGGCAAGCCGGGGCCTGCTCTGA
- a CDS encoding DUF4403 family protein, giving the protein MSASAQVPPPAPSTLSVPVTVPLAGVQVAANAQVPAEFARLDETRSYLGGLLSVTLTGTVTRAGHVRVTPSADGSALVVSVPIRAAFRAGPGGRGAVLARDFGGEATVRLTVTPTVTPGWDAGVTVTGEAEWTDPLAVDLAPGVRISVQSLVDTQVQAQLNRVAAEVERAVRSGARLHERAQALWARGQQPWALPTPERATATLTGRTLAVTPLRVTPDALKLTLGATFDLDVHLGRAAPLDTPVPLPPLRVGPVTQSGVHLSVPARLAWRDLSRLATTYASARSLPLPVPTHPTLRVLDVDLHPAGERITAAVRVEVRGPLGLTVRATADVSGTPDLDPTGRVLTLRDATVVTRREGLTGRVIGWLADARAQTYLHQAARVELAPLLERARERAQARLPFTPVPGVELSGTVGALRLSALTVTPAALVVVAQASGVLAARVDAGGLVPAAPGPAR; this is encoded by the coding sequence ATGTCCGCGTCCGCCCAGGTTCCGCCCCCGGCTCCCTCCACGCTGAGCGTGCCGGTCACGGTGCCGCTCGCGGGCGTACAGGTCGCCGCGAACGCGCAGGTGCCCGCCGAGTTCGCGCGGCTGGACGAGACGCGCTCGTACCTGGGCGGCCTGCTGAGCGTGACGCTCACGGGCACCGTCACGCGCGCGGGGCACGTCCGCGTCACGCCCTCGGCGGACGGCTCGGCGCTGGTCGTGAGCGTGCCCATCCGCGCGGCGTTCCGGGCCGGGCCGGGCGGCCGGGGAGCGGTGCTCGCGCGGGATTTCGGCGGCGAGGCGACGGTGCGCCTGACCGTCACGCCCACCGTGACGCCGGGGTGGGACGCGGGCGTGACCGTGACCGGCGAGGCCGAGTGGACCGACCCGCTGGCCGTGGACCTCGCGCCGGGCGTGCGGATCAGCGTGCAGTCGCTGGTGGACACCCAGGTGCAGGCGCAGCTGAACCGGGTCGCGGCCGAGGTCGAGCGCGCGGTGCGCTCGGGCGCGCGGCTACACGAGCGGGCGCAGGCGCTATGGGCGCGCGGCCAGCAGCCGTGGGCACTGCCCACCCCCGAGCGCGCGACGGCGACCCTCACGGGGCGCACGCTGGCGGTCACGCCGCTGCGCGTCACGCCGGACGCCCTGAAGCTCACGCTGGGCGCGACTTTCGACCTGGACGTGCACCTGGGACGGGCGGCGCCGCTGGACACGCCGGTTCCGCTGCCGCCGCTGCGCGTCGGGCCGGTCACCCAGAGCGGCGTGCACCTGAGCGTGCCGGCGCGGCTGGCGTGGCGGGACCTGTCCCGGCTGGCGACCACGTACGCCTCGGCGCGGTCGCTGCCGCTGCCGGTGCCCACCCACCCGACCCTGCGCGTGCTGGACGTGGACCTGCACCCGGCCGGCGAACGGATCACGGCGGCGGTGCGCGTGGAGGTGCGCGGGCCGCTGGGCCTGACGGTGCGCGCGACGGCCGACGTGAGCGGCACACCGGACCTCGACCCGACCGGGCGCGTCCTGACGCTGCGGGACGCCACGGTCGTCACGCGCCGCGAGGGCCTGACCGGACGCGTGATCGGCTGGCTGGCCGATGCCCGCGCCCAGACGTACCTGCACCAGGCCGCGCGGGTGGAGCTGGCCCCGCTGCTGGAGCGTGCCCGCGAGCGCGCGCAGGCCCGGTTGCCGTTCACACCCGTGCCGGGCGTCGAGCTGTCCGGCACGGTGGGCGCGCTGCGCCTGAGCGCCCTGACGGTCACGCCCGCCGCGCTGGTGGTGGTCGCGCAGGCGTCCGGCGTGCTGGCCGCGCGGGTGGATGCGGGCGGGCTGGTTCCGGCCGCGCCGGGGCCTGCGCGCTAG
- a CDS encoding intradiol ring-cleavage dioxygenase — protein MTRIITPYPADDHDHHDDVNNLGLQADSAMLARSAVDRRRVLSLGLLGIGLLVGCGASATTPGTGSGGGTTGTADCPAAIPSETAGPYPADGSVASGQSLNVLTRSGIVRSDLRTSLSTGHTAAGVPLTVILKLVNTNSSCAALSGYAVYLWHCTQSGEYSMYSSAVVGEDYLRGVQESGADGTVTFQTIFPACYSGRWPHIHFEIYPTLASATSAPGKIQTSQLALPRATCDAVYATSGYSASVSNLSRVSLATDNVFGDGVGTQTPTMSGSVSAGYTANLTVGLAR, from the coding sequence ATGACACGCATCATCACGCCCTACCCCGCCGATGACCACGACCACCACGACGACGTGAACAACCTGGGCCTGCAGGCCGACTCGGCCATGCTCGCGCGCTCTGCCGTGGACCGCCGCAGGGTGCTGTCGCTGGGCCTGCTGGGCATCGGGCTGCTGGTGGGCTGCGGCGCGTCCGCGACCACGCCCGGCACCGGGAGCGGCGGCGGCACGACCGGCACCGCCGACTGCCCCGCCGCCATTCCCAGCGAGACGGCCGGGCCGTACCCCGCCGACGGCAGCGTGGCGTCCGGGCAGTCGCTGAACGTGCTGACCCGCAGCGGCATCGTCCGCAGCGACCTGCGCACCAGCCTGAGCACCGGCCACACCGCCGCCGGCGTGCCGCTGACGGTGATCCTCAAACTGGTGAACACGAACTCGAGCTGCGCGGCGCTGAGCGGGTATGCCGTGTACCTGTGGCACTGCACCCAGAGCGGCGAGTACTCGATGTACAGCAGCGCCGTGGTCGGCGAGGACTACCTGCGCGGCGTGCAGGAGAGCGGCGCAGACGGCACCGTGACCTTCCAGACCATCTTCCCGGCGTGCTACTCGGGCCGCTGGCCGCACATACACTTCGAGATCTACCCGACCCTGGCGTCGGCCACCAGCGCGCCCGGCAAGATCCAGACCTCGCAGCTGGCGCTGCCCAGGGCGACGTGCGACGCGGTGTACGCCACCAGCGGTTACTCGGCCAGCGTCAGCAACCTGTCGCGCGTCAGCCTGGCCACGGACAACGTGTTCGGCGACGGCGTGGGCACCCAGACGCCCACCATGAGCGGCAGCGTCAGCGCGGGGTACACGGCGAACCTCACGGTGGGCCTGGCGCGGTAA
- a CDS encoding GrpB family protein, whose translation MPELPPVPTDAPLTEAEMRAASVVTPGPLTSPIPVVPYDPQWPALYAREVRRLRGVLGDRVLAIEHVGSTSVPGLHAKPIIDLDVTVPDSADEPAYVPALEAAGYRLTIREPEWHEHRMFKGPGTDINLHVWSPGSPEAIRHVVFREWLRAHPADRDAYGALKRDLATRPYTFMHEYNNDKATLIREIYARAVAAQSGS comes from the coding sequence ATGCCTGAATTGCCCCCGGTGCCGACGGACGCGCCCCTGACGGAGGCCGAGATGCGCGCGGCCTCCGTGGTGACGCCGGGTCCCCTGACCAGCCCCATCCCGGTCGTGCCGTACGACCCGCAGTGGCCCGCCCTGTACGCGCGGGAAGTCCGGCGCCTGCGGGGCGTGCTGGGCGACCGCGTCCTGGCCATCGAGCACGTGGGTTCCACGTCGGTGCCCGGCCTGCACGCCAAACCCATCATTGACCTCGACGTGACCGTGCCCGATTCGGCCGACGAGCCCGCGTACGTGCCCGCCCTGGAGGCCGCCGGGTACCGCCTGACTATCCGCGAACCCGAGTGGCACGAGCACCGCATGTTCAAGGGGCCGGGCACGGACATCAACCTGCACGTGTGGTCGCCCGGCAGCCCCGAGGCGATCCGGCACGTGGTCTTCCGCGAGTGGCTGCGCGCGCACCCGGCCGACCGCGACGCGTACGGAGCGCTCAAGCGCGACCTCGCCACACGCCCGTACACGTTCATGCACGAGTACAACAACGACAAGGCCACCCTGATCCGCGAGATCTACGCGCGGGCGGTCGCGGCCCAGAGCGGTTCATAG
- a CDS encoding phosphotransferase family protein has translation MVLREYGPRDLSANPDIAAHEFALLGTLHGHGLPVAEPLGHAPGALLQGFMAGDSGAEVGVDPAALAGFLARLHALSTEGLPLRPLPAVPPPAGPPDDSLAETRIRSALAAHPPPTGRQVLLHGDLWPGNTLWLHGTLSAVLDWEDAALGDPHADVGNTRLELLFAAGPDAMQTFTRAYADAARADLSALPVWDLRAALRPCGRLHTWGLDSAQERTMRERHAQFVQAALDAIQGR, from the coding sequence GTGGTGCTGCGCGAGTACGGCCCGCGCGACCTGAGCGCGAACCCGGACATAGCCGCCCACGAGTTCGCGCTGCTGGGCACGCTGCACGGTCACGGGCTGCCGGTGGCGGAACCGCTGGGGCACGCGCCGGGCGCGCTCCTCCAGGGCTTCATGGCCGGGGACAGCGGCGCGGAGGTGGGCGTTGATCCCGCAGCGCTCGCCGGGTTCCTGGCCCGTCTGCACGCGCTGAGCACGGAGGGCCTGCCGCTGCGGCCGCTGCCGGCCGTTCCTCCGCCCGCCGGCCCGCCGGACGACTCGCTGGCCGAGACCCGCATCCGGTCGGCGCTGGCGGCCCACCCGCCGCCGACCGGCCGGCAGGTGCTGCTGCACGGCGACCTGTGGCCCGGCAACACCCTGTGGCTTCACGGCACGCTGAGCGCCGTGCTCGACTGGGAGGACGCCGCGCTGGGCGATCCGCATGCCGACGTGGGCAACACGCGGCTGGAACTGCTGTTCGCCGCCGGCCCGGATGCCATGCAGACCTTTACGCGGGCGTACGCCGACGCGGCCCGGGCCGACCTGTCGGCGCTCCCGGTGTGGGATCTGCGTGCCGCGCTGCGTCCCTGCGGCCGGCTCCACACCTGGGGCCTGGACTCCGCGCAGGAGCGGACAATGCGCGAGCGGCACGCCCAGTTCGTGCAAGCCGCGCTGGATGCTATTCAGGGCCGCTGA
- a CDS encoding M36 family metallopeptidase — protein sequence MKTSSRMALTAVLSVSLLAACGRSPSVTLAAQGGNGKPATGQTAAAARAFLPNPVQTTGDESLTDQKDAAAAVPASAYYNVTLTNLDGSGYLSGDYARVVSETGTPVYGSGPFNFTRDQDQFEQVMAYYWVTEAQKYLQSLGFGTELPAVHREQQQIKVSQYGIDNSYQNDHPDIIRYGKGGVDDAEDGEVIVHEYGHAVHNAQVPGFGTSLEAGSIGEAFGDYLALTVADAVARANGAPVKTPLPCLMDWDSTSYTRTVPHCIRRTDTDKHYPQDVVGEVHADGEIWSRALWDIRVALGARVADRIIVNAQFRFAPDTTFAAAAQATVDTAQAMYGKAVAATVKKAFADRGIL from the coding sequence ATGAAAACCAGCAGCCGGATGGCCCTGACCGCAGTCCTCAGCGTGTCCCTGCTCGCCGCGTGCGGGCGGTCGCCGTCGGTCACGCTGGCCGCACAGGGGGGGAACGGCAAACCCGCGACCGGGCAGACCGCCGCCGCCGCGCGGGCCTTCCTGCCCAACCCCGTGCAGACGACCGGCGACGAGTCTCTGACGGACCAGAAGGACGCGGCCGCCGCCGTGCCCGCCAGCGCGTACTACAACGTCACCCTGACGAATCTGGACGGCAGCGGGTACCTCAGCGGCGATTACGCACGGGTGGTCAGCGAGACGGGCACGCCGGTGTACGGCAGCGGGCCATTCAACTTCACGCGTGACCAGGATCAGTTCGAGCAGGTCATGGCGTACTACTGGGTCACGGAGGCGCAGAAGTACCTCCAGTCGCTGGGCTTCGGCACGGAACTGCCGGCGGTGCACAGGGAACAGCAGCAGATCAAGGTCAGCCAGTACGGCATCGACAACTCGTACCAGAATGACCACCCGGACATCATCCGTTACGGCAAGGGTGGCGTGGACGATGCCGAGGACGGCGAGGTGATCGTGCACGAGTACGGGCATGCCGTCCACAACGCGCAGGTCCCCGGCTTCGGCACCAGCCTGGAGGCCGGCAGCATCGGCGAGGCCTTCGGGGACTACCTGGCCCTGACGGTCGCGGACGCCGTGGCGCGGGCGAACGGCGCGCCCGTGAAGACGCCACTGCCGTGCCTGATGGACTGGGACAGCACGTCGTACACGCGCACGGTGCCGCACTGCATCCGCCGCACGGACACCGACAAGCACTACCCGCAGGACGTGGTGGGCGAGGTGCACGCCGACGGCGAGATCTGGTCGCGTGCCCTGTGGGATATCCGCGTGGCGCTGGGGGCGCGCGTGGCCGACCGGATCATCGTGAACGCCCAGTTCCGCTTTGCGCCGGACACCACTTTCGCCGCGGCCGCCCAGGCGACCGTGGACACTGCCCAGGCGATGTACGGCAAGGCGGTCGCCGCCACGGTGAAGAAGGCCTTCGCGGACCGCGGCATCCTGTAA
- a CDS encoding DUF1905 domain-containing protein, with protein sequence MEFSGPLWYWRGPAPHYFVTVPDEEAAELKAASRFVTYGWGMIPVYVTIGTTRWPTSLFPKDGRYIVPVRANVRQKEGLTEGQDVTVTLELRT encoded by the coding sequence ATGGAGTTCAGCGGCCCACTGTGGTACTGGCGCGGGCCGGCCCCGCATTACTTCGTGACCGTGCCGGACGAGGAGGCGGCCGAGCTGAAGGCCGCGTCCCGCTTCGTGACCTACGGCTGGGGCATGATTCCGGTGTACGTGACCATCGGCACCACGCGCTGGCCGACATCGCTGTTTCCCAAGGACGGCCGGTACATCGTGCCGGTCCGCGCGAACGTCCGGCAGAAGGAAGGGCTGACGGAGGGACAGGACGTGACCGTGACGCTGGAGCTGAGAACCTGA
- the dkgB gene encoding 2,5-didehydrogluconate reductase DkgB, with amino-acid sequence MTVPNFGVGTFRLKDDVVKESVRSALDLGYRAIDTAQGYGNEGEIGEVIAQSGIARSDLYLTTKIKPDNYSKDLLVASLRESVQKLGVDQVDLTLIHWPAPRGPVPAEEYLTALADAQQQGLTKEIGVSNFTVALLENAKKILGDTPIATNQVEIHPYLQNRTLAAYARAEGLHLTSYMTLAVGKVLGDPVIQAIAQKHGATPAQVALAWALQQGYSVIPSSTKRENLESNLGALKLILSDEDMAQIATLDKGNAERIANPAAVAPDWD; translated from the coding sequence ATGACGGTTCCGAATTTTGGTGTGGGCACGTTCCGCCTGAAAGACGACGTGGTGAAGGAGTCGGTGCGCAGCGCACTGGACCTGGGCTACCGCGCCATCGACACGGCGCAGGGTTACGGCAACGAGGGCGAGATCGGCGAGGTGATCGCGCAGAGCGGCATTGCGCGCAGTGACCTGTACCTCACCACGAAGATCAAGCCCGACAACTACAGCAAGGACTTGCTGGTTGCCAGCTTGCGCGAGAGCGTGCAGAAGCTGGGCGTGGATCAGGTGGACCTGACGCTGATCCACTGGCCCGCGCCCCGTGGCCCCGTGCCAGCCGAGGAGTACCTGACCGCCCTGGCCGACGCGCAGCAGCAGGGCCTGACGAAGGAAATCGGCGTGTCGAACTTCACCGTCGCGCTGCTGGAGAACGCGAAGAAGATCCTGGGCGACACGCCCATCGCCACGAACCAGGTGGAGATCCACCCGTACCTGCAAAACCGCACGCTGGCCGCGTACGCCCGGGCCGAGGGCCTGCACCTGACGTCGTACATGACGCTCGCGGTGGGCAAGGTGCTGGGCGACCCGGTGATCCAGGCGATTGCCCAGAAGCACGGCGCGACGCCCGCGCAGGTGGCCCTCGCGTGGGCGCTGCAACAGGGGTACTCGGTGATTCCGTCCAGCACCAAGCGGGAGAACCTGGAGAGCAACCTGGGCGCGCTCAAGCTGATCCTCTCGGACGAGGACATGGCGCAGATCGCCACGCTGGACAAGGGCAATGCCGAACGCATCGCCAACCCGGCCGCAGTCGCTCCTGACTGGGACTGA